In Desulfosediminicola ganghwensis, a single window of DNA contains:
- a CDS encoding sodium ion-translocating decarboxylase subunit beta → MLNALLNFAHSTGFYGLTFGHIIMILISFVLLYLAIVKGFEPLLLVPIAFGVLLTNLPFAGLMAEPVMEITEHAAHTVEPGGLLYYLFQGDHLGIFPPLIFLGVGAMTDFGPLIANPKSLLLGAAAQFGIFITFIGAIASGLFTAQEAASIGIIGGADGPTAIFLSSKLAPHLLGAIAIAAYSYMALVPIIQPPIMRWLTSKDERKIRMTQLREVTKKEKILFPIIVTLVVSLIVPPAATLIGMLMLGNLFRECGVVSRLEDTSKNALINIVTIFLGVTVGATATAEGFLNVKTLAILGLGIIAFGIGTASGVLIAKLMNKFLDVKINPLIGSAGVSAVPMAARVSQVVGQKEEPSNFLLMHAMGPNVAGVIGSAVSAGVLLSLFGG, encoded by the coding sequence ATGCTGAACGCACTACTGAATTTCGCACACAGTACAGGTTTCTACGGTCTTACCTTTGGCCATATCATCATGATCCTGATCTCTTTTGTGCTGCTCTATCTAGCTATTGTTAAAGGCTTTGAACCGCTGCTGCTGGTTCCCATCGCCTTTGGCGTGTTACTGACCAACCTGCCCTTTGCCGGCCTGATGGCAGAACCGGTAATGGAGATTACCGAACATGCCGCCCATACCGTCGAGCCGGGAGGTTTGCTCTACTATCTGTTTCAGGGGGACCACCTTGGCATCTTCCCACCTCTTATATTTCTTGGAGTGGGCGCAATGACCGATTTCGGACCGCTTATCGCCAACCCCAAGTCTCTCCTGCTCGGTGCGGCTGCCCAGTTCGGAATTTTCATCACCTTCATCGGCGCTATCGCATCCGGACTATTCACCGCCCAGGAAGCTGCTTCCATCGGTATTATCGGCGGTGCCGACGGACCGACAGCTATCTTTTTATCATCCAAGCTAGCGCCGCATCTGCTCGGGGCCATCGCGATTGCAGCCTACTCATATATGGCGCTTGTCCCTATCATCCAGCCGCCCATTATGCGCTGGCTCACCAGCAAGGATGAAAGAAAGATTCGCATGACCCAGCTTCGCGAGGTCACCAAGAAAGAGAAAATCCTCTTTCCAATCATCGTCACTCTGGTTGTATCGCTTATCGTGCCACCCGCTGCAACCCTGATCGGTATGCTTATGCTCGGCAACCTGTTCCGGGAATGCGGTGTGGTCAGCAGACTTGAGGATACCTCCAAAAATGCACTGATCAATATCGTCACAATCTTTCTGGGGGTGACGGTTGGTGCAACCGCCACAGCAGAAGGTTTCCTGAACGTGAAGACTCTGGCGATCCTGGGTCTGGGCATCATAGCCTTCGGTATAGGCACCGCCTCAGGCGTATTGATCGCCAAATTAATGAACAAGTTTCTCGATGTGAAAATAAATCCGCTGATCGGCTCTGCCGGTGTCTCAGCCGTGCCAATGGCAGCGAGGGTTTCCCAGGTCGTGGGCCAGAAAGAAGAACCATCAAATTTCCTGCTCATGCACGCAATGGGTCCAAACGTTGCCGGCGTAATCGGTTCGGCAGTTTCCGCAGGCGTTCTGCTCTCCCTCTTTGGCGGCTGA
- a CDS encoding acyl-CoA carboxylase subunit beta encodes MAFEKIEQLRKKKEKLALGGGQARIDKQHQKGKMTARERLDYLFDPGSFIELDAFVRNRCTNFGMDKMEFEGESVVTGYGMVDGRLVYAFSQDFTVTGGALGEMHATKVVKAMDAALKVGAPIIGLNDSGGARIQEAVDALSGYGDLFFRNATYSGVIPQISAIMGPCAGGAVYSPALTDFVFMVNKSAQMFITGPQVIKTVTGEEVSPEELGGAMTHNSISGNAHFISETDQDCINEIRRLLSYLPSNNMEHAPIFESEDDINRIIPELDTLVPENPNKPYDIMDVITAIVDQGEFLEYQPYFAKNIVTGYARINGRSIGIIANQPNMMAGCLDMNAGDKAARFIRTCNAYNVPLLTFVDVPGFLPGTNQEHGGIIRHGAKILYAYSEATVPKVTVITRKAYGGAYVAMCSKSLGADMVLAWPSAEIAVMGPDGAVNIIFRNEINKAENKEETRQQLLTDYRAEFATPYKAAERGFVDDVIEPGSSRQRIIDAFNMLEGKRETRPPKKHGNMPL; translated from the coding sequence ATGGCTTTTGAGAAAATTGAACAGCTGCGGAAGAAAAAAGAAAAACTTGCTCTTGGTGGTGGCCAGGCCCGCATAGACAAGCAGCATCAAAAAGGCAAAATGACGGCCAGGGAGCGACTCGACTATCTCTTTGACCCCGGTTCTTTCATAGAACTGGACGCCTTCGTCCGTAACCGTTGCACGAATTTCGGTATGGACAAGATGGAATTTGAAGGCGAATCCGTTGTAACGGGCTACGGCATGGTCGACGGAAGGCTGGTCTACGCTTTTTCACAGGATTTTACGGTTACAGGCGGTGCCCTGGGCGAAATGCACGCCACAAAGGTCGTTAAAGCCATGGATGCTGCGCTCAAAGTCGGCGCACCCATTATAGGATTAAACGACTCTGGCGGCGCCAGAATCCAGGAAGCGGTAGACGCGCTTTCCGGCTATGGCGACCTCTTTTTCAGAAACGCCACGTACTCTGGCGTCATCCCGCAAATTTCAGCAATAATGGGACCGTGTGCCGGTGGTGCAGTCTACTCACCTGCACTTACTGATTTCGTATTTATGGTAAACAAATCGGCTCAGATGTTTATTACCGGCCCCCAGGTCATTAAGACGGTTACCGGTGAAGAAGTGAGCCCGGAAGAGCTTGGCGGAGCAATGACCCATAACTCCATCAGCGGTAACGCCCATTTTATTTCTGAAACAGACCAGGACTGCATCAACGAGATTCGACGCCTGCTCAGCTATCTGCCCTCGAACAATATGGAGCATGCCCCGATCTTTGAATCTGAAGATGACATCAACCGCATTATCCCCGAACTTGACACCCTGGTTCCTGAAAATCCAAATAAGCCGTATGACATCATGGATGTCATCACCGCAATAGTTGATCAAGGCGAATTTCTCGAATACCAACCTTATTTCGCCAAGAACATCGTAACGGGCTACGCCAGGATAAATGGCAGGTCTATAGGCATTATCGCCAATCAACCCAACATGATGGCAGGCTGTCTGGACATGAACGCCGGTGACAAAGCTGCACGTTTTATCCGCACCTGCAACGCGTACAATGTCCCACTGCTCACCTTTGTTGACGTACCCGGATTTCTGCCAGGAACCAATCAGGAGCATGGCGGAATTATCAGGCACGGCGCCAAGATACTCTATGCCTACAGCGAGGCAACAGTTCCCAAGGTAACAGTGATCACCAGAAAGGCCTACGGCGGAGCCTACGTCGCCATGTGCTCCAAATCACTTGGTGCCGACATGGTCCTGGCCTGGCCAAGCGCAGAAATCGCCGTCATGGGTCCTGATGGTGCGGTAAACATCATTTTCCGTAACGAGATCAACAAAGCAGAAAACAAAGAAGAAACCCGGCAGCAGCTTCTGACAGACTACCGGGCTGAGTTCGCCACCCCGTACAAGGCGGCCGAACGCGGTTTTGTGGATGATGTCATAGAACCCGGCTCCAGTCGTCAGCGGATCATTGATGCCTTCAACATGCTCGAAGGCAAAAGGGAAACACGACCGCCGAAAAAGCACGGCAATATGCCTCTGTAA
- a CDS encoding TetR/AcrR family transcriptional regulator, giving the protein MAEELNPDIQRRLEKAVLEVFSHSDFHKASIRDIAEKAGVSFTTIYKHYDSKERLVFAFVDIWMGKLTDRIVDHLQGIEDLKEKLRKVFWLQLDYYERHEGLGRIVFMTLPMKTWMADETFEQRRMMNLLINVLQEGQKEGVLNNDVRAGTLLDFLMGFVQRSFFMWILRGKKESLAGQANVMFEMVWRGMANPHEKK; this is encoded by the coding sequence ATGGCAGAAGAACTCAATCCTGACATCCAACGAAGACTGGAAAAAGCTGTACTGGAGGTTTTCTCTCACTCCGATTTCCACAAGGCAAGCATCCGCGATATTGCGGAAAAAGCCGGTGTCAGCTTTACCACCATCTACAAACACTACGATAGCAAGGAACGATTGGTCTTTGCTTTCGTAGACATCTGGATGGGCAAGCTGACAGACCGGATTGTCGATCACCTTCAGGGCATCGAAGACCTGAAGGAGAAGCTGCGCAAGGTTTTCTGGCTGCAGCTCGACTACTATGAACGTCACGAAGGTTTAGGCAGAATCGTCTTTATGACCCTGCCCATGAAAACCTGGATGGCGGATGAAACATTTGAGCAACGCAGGATGATGAACCTGTTGATCAATGTGCTGCAGGAAGGACAGAAAGAGGGTGTACTGAACAATGATGTTCGGGCGGGTACCTTACTCGACTTCCTCATGGGTTTTGTGCAGCGCAGCTTTTTCATGTGGATACTTCGCGGCAAAAAAGAGAGCCTGGCAGGTCAGGCCAATGTGATGTTCGAAATGGTTTGGCGCGGAATGGCGAACCCACACGAAAAGAAATAG
- a CDS encoding OadG family protein, with protein MDTVELLTKFADPEAMRALTATQRLLAGLATTILGMGITLVSLILVQFVITLMAKFTAPQPVTTEPVEPTAETGTDATQPDQHKDEELVAAITVALAMQLQTATSNIVIRNIKRREDRTPAWSKAGLAEQMNINS; from the coding sequence ATGGACACTGTCGAATTGCTCACCAAATTTGCCGACCCGGAAGCCATGCGCGCCCTGACAGCCACTCAACGTCTGCTGGCAGGGCTTGCCACCACCATTCTTGGTATGGGCATTACCCTGGTATCACTGATCCTGGTACAGTTTGTCATCACTTTGATGGCGAAATTCACTGCGCCTCAACCTGTGACTACAGAACCGGTGGAGCCTACCGCCGAAACCGGAACGGATGCGACACAACCAGACCAGCATAAAGATGAAGAATTGGTAGCAGCAATAACCGTTGCGCTGGCCATGCAATTGCAGACCGCCACCAGCAATATCGTCATCAGGAACATCAAGCGGCGCGAAGATCGCACCCCTGCGTGGAGCAAAGCCGGTTTGGCTGAACAAATGAATATTAATTCTTAG
- a CDS encoding biotin/lipoyl-containing protein, whose translation MRTFRVIVGGNEYEVAIEEITDKATIAAPTESRSTPAPKANTAPSSGKPAASPAKAAPKVPAGDGTILAAMPGTITEVRVNTGDQVKRGDTLMILEAMKMENEIKAPIDGTVSTIEVSKGMAVNAGMALLVLA comes from the coding sequence ATGAGAACTTTTCGAGTAATTGTTGGTGGAAACGAGTACGAAGTTGCCATTGAGGAGATTACGGATAAGGCTACAATTGCCGCTCCCACAGAGAGCCGAAGCACGCCGGCTCCCAAGGCGAATACTGCACCTTCATCAGGTAAGCCCGCTGCATCTCCAGCCAAAGCTGCACCCAAAGTGCCTGCAGGTGATGGGACTATTCTGGCAGCAATGCCCGGAACCATAACCGAAGTGCGGGTTAACACCGGTGATCAGGTTAAACGCGGTGACACTTTGATGATTCTTGAAGCAATGAAGATGGAAAACGAAATCAAAGCTCCCATAGACGGCACTGTCTCCACAATAGAAGTTAGTAAAGGTATGGCGGTGAACGCCGGGATGGCTCTTTTGGTTCTAGCCTGA
- the mce gene encoding methylmalonyl-CoA epimerase, giving the protein MKILKIDHLGIAVNSIDAGKTFWSDVLGLEFEGAETVEEQKVTTAFFPVGDSEVELLESTSPDGPVAKFIEKKGQGFQHIAFRVENIEEALEELKAKDIQLIDQKPRIGAGGAKIAFLHPKATGGVLVELCQRD; this is encoded by the coding sequence ATGAAAATTTTGAAGATTGATCATCTGGGAATTGCAGTCAATTCTATCGATGCCGGTAAAACATTCTGGTCAGATGTTCTTGGACTCGAATTTGAGGGAGCGGAAACCGTAGAAGAGCAGAAAGTTACCACCGCATTTTTCCCTGTTGGGGATAGTGAAGTTGAACTTCTTGAATCCACCTCACCCGACGGCCCTGTGGCCAAATTTATCGAAAAGAAAGGCCAGGGATTTCAGCACATAGCCTTTCGCGTCGAAAATATCGAAGAAGCTCTCGAAGAACTGAAAGCTAAAGATATTCAGTTGATCGACCAGAAGCCAAGGATCGGCGCAGGTGGTGCTAAAATCGCCTTTTTGCACCCGAAAGCCACCGGCGGCGTACTGGTTGAACTCTGCCAGCGCGACTGA